From the genome of Hymenobacter cellulosilyticus, one region includes:
- a CDS encoding family 1 glycosylhydrolase translates to MPANKFMFATGIENSYPTILLPNGQEKRVDELEKAKHYDNWRRDFELVKEMGIEFLRYGPPYYKTHLGPDKYDWEFTDLTFNTLRELNITPIVDLCHFGVPDWIGNFQNPDFPRLFADYCRAFATRFPYIQFYTPINEIYIAAFFSAQMGWWNERKASDRDFVTTLKNLCKANVMGMQAILEIQPEATFIQSESSEYYHPEAPELIPRAQFMNEKRFLSLDLTYGYPVSVTMYEYLLDNGMTRDEYHWFGKSDIKARCIMGNDYYETNEHLIKLDGSIVPSGDIFGYYVVTKQYFDRYHLPVMHTETNIGEPLAVNWLWRQWANAHRLKQDGVPLVGFTWYSLIDQVDWDTALREDNNRVNPLGLYDLDRNIRPVGKTYKKLISQWKDVLEKESYGIHLNY, encoded by the coding sequence ATGCCTGCCAATAAATTCATGTTTGCCACCGGCATCGAAAACAGCTACCCCACCATCCTGCTGCCCAACGGCCAGGAAAAGCGGGTAGACGAGCTGGAAAAGGCCAAGCACTACGACAACTGGCGGCGCGACTTTGAGCTGGTCAAGGAAATGGGTATCGAGTTTTTGCGCTACGGACCGCCCTACTACAAAACCCACCTCGGGCCCGACAAATACGACTGGGAATTCACGGACTTGACCTTCAACACCCTGCGCGAACTGAACATCACGCCCATCGTGGACCTGTGTCACTTCGGTGTGCCCGACTGGATTGGCAACTTCCAGAACCCGGATTTCCCCCGCCTGTTTGCCGACTATTGCCGGGCTTTTGCCACACGCTTTCCCTATATCCAGTTCTACACGCCCATCAACGAAATCTACATTGCGGCCTTTTTCTCGGCCCAGATGGGCTGGTGGAATGAGCGCAAAGCCTCCGACCGAGACTTCGTCACCACGCTCAAAAACCTGTGCAAGGCCAACGTGATGGGCATGCAGGCCATTCTGGAAATTCAGCCCGAGGCCACCTTCATCCAGAGTGAAAGCTCAGAGTACTACCATCCCGAGGCCCCCGAGCTGATTCCCCGGGCGCAGTTCATGAACGAAAAGCGCTTCCTCAGCCTGGATCTGACCTACGGCTACCCCGTGTCGGTGACGATGTATGAGTACCTGCTCGACAACGGCATGACCCGTGACGAATACCACTGGTTTGGCAAGTCCGACATCAAGGCCCGCTGCATCATGGGCAACGACTACTACGAAACCAACGAGCACCTCATTAAGCTCGACGGCAGCATTGTGCCCAGCGGGGATATTTTCGGGTATTACGTCGTCACCAAGCAATACTTCGACCGGTACCATTTGCCCGTAATGCACACCGAAACCAACATCGGGGAGCCCTTGGCCGTGAACTGGCTGTGGCGGCAATGGGCCAATGCCCACCGGCTCAAGCAGGACGGCGTGCCGCTGGTGGGCTTTACCTGGTATTCGCTTATCGACCAGGTCGACTGGGACACGGCCCTGCGCGAAGACAACAACCGCGTCAATCCGCTTGGCCTCTACGACCTGGACCGCAACATCCGGCCCGTGGGCAAGACTTACAAAAAGCTGATTTCCCAGTGGAAGGACGTTCTGGAAAAAGAGAGTTACGGCATTCACCTGAACTATTAA
- a CDS encoding DUF2975 domain-containing protein, producing MPSTYTSLPPFLRLVRWLAAAQYLFSTLGIIIYLAFSFTTLRQEYRMASVTLQVWAPQQGQLHKPGYDSLVASKQPNAHRLVPLTERIRLKYIESNWGKKVVLELLGVLNSSADGRGSLPLMMYSMLTGMLLYRILNEMQIESPFTEKNARRIRWLGLLMISIDLYQYLARIILARLVPPVPLPGHSGTVAPYVLLDVGPEIGAWKFGLVLLVVAAVYQRGVVMAQEAELTV from the coding sequence ATGCCTTCTACCTATACCTCCCTCCCACCCTTTCTGCGCCTGGTTCGGTGGCTGGCGGCAGCCCAGTACCTGTTTTCTACGCTGGGCATTATCATTTACCTAGCCTTTAGCTTCACGACGCTGCGTCAGGAATACCGGATGGCTTCCGTGACGCTGCAGGTGTGGGCCCCACAGCAGGGGCAGCTCCATAAGCCGGGCTACGACTCACTGGTGGCCAGCAAGCAGCCCAACGCGCACCGGCTGGTGCCGCTTACGGAGCGGATACGGTTGAAATACATAGAGAGTAACTGGGGCAAGAAGGTTGTTCTGGAACTGTTGGGTGTCTTGAACTCCTCGGCAGATGGGCGTGGTTCGCTGCCGCTGATGATGTACTCCATGCTCACGGGTATGCTGCTGTACCGCATTCTGAACGAGATGCAGATTGAGTCGCCCTTCACCGAGAAGAATGCCCGGCGCATCCGCTGGCTAGGCCTGCTGATGATAAGCATTGACCTGTACCAGTACCTGGCCCGGATAATTCTGGCCAGGCTGGTACCGCCCGTGCCACTGCCGGGCCACAGCGGCACCGTGGCCCCGTACGTGCTGCTGGACGTGGGTCCGGAAATCGGAGCCTGGAAATTCGGCTTAGTTTTGCTGGTCGTAGCGGCCGTGTACCAGCGGGGCGTCGTGATGGCGCAGGAAGCTGAACTGACTGTTTGA
- a CDS encoding helix-turn-helix domain-containing protein — MPIIVNLDVMLARRKMSLSTLAAAVNITLANLSILKSGKAKAIRFSTLAAICQVLECQPADLLEHRPDPVDLRPGTE; from the coding sequence ATGCCCATTATTGTAAACCTGGACGTGATGCTGGCCCGGCGCAAAATGTCGCTGAGCACTTTGGCCGCCGCTGTCAACATTACGCTGGCCAACCTCTCCATTCTCAAGAGCGGCAAGGCTAAAGCTATCCGCTTCAGCACCCTGGCCGCCATTTGCCAGGTGCTGGAGTGCCAGCCCGCTGACCTGCTCGAACACCGCCCCGACCCGGTCGACCTGCGCCCGGGCACCGAATAA
- a CDS encoding S9 family peptidase yields MRSCTLLSVLAWLPATALAQAPPAAPLTSLTVEKIMRDPAQWIGSSPSNVGWSEDGKRIYFSWNPEKARRDSLYSTSASGGAVRKVSLAEQRALPTTNGDYDQKYTRKVYEKDGDIFLLELKTAKTRRVTRTTERETDPGFALQGKLISYTRGGNLFTWDPATGETVQRTDFRRGSRPGNGQPTDKAEKFLRAQQLALFDVIKQRDQDQKARQRQQKATARLNPKAIWLGQQTVQNLQLSPDGRFVTYRLAQEPAAEKVAVVPSFVTASGFTEDIPTRTKVGAPQATAELGIYDIGRDTTFVLGYKELKGLDEQPAYRKEYALPAKAPVADADKAGAPKKDKPAELRRVEPYGPYWSENGQHAFLVIRSSDNKDRWVVSLDPATQKISLLDRQRDEAWINGPGIGYGPGNVGWLPDNKRVWFQSEESGYSHLYTVDVTNGQKKALTSGNFEVQKAQLSRDKKLWYLTANKTHPGEQHFYRMPVDGGTMTQITSMPGASEVTLSPDEKTLAVRYSYTNKPWELYVMDNKPGAKARQITNSLTEEFKSYPWRDPEVITIKARDGADVYARLYRPAKAEAQGPAVIFVHGAGYLQNAHKWWSQYSREYMFHNLLVDKGYTVLDIDYRGSAGYGRDVRTGIYRYMGGKDLTDQVDGAKLLAEKYGVSPQRIGIYGGSYGGFITLMAMFTQPDVFKAGAALRSVTDWAHYNHGYTDNILNSPYNDSIAYARSSPIYYADGLKGALLMCHGMVDTNVHFQDIVRLSQRLIELKKENWELAVYPVEDHGFVEPASWTDEYKRILKLFETNLRPGATGSGSSGN; encoded by the coding sequence ATGCGTTCCTGTACTCTGTTGTCCGTGCTGGCGTGGTTGCCGGCCACCGCGCTGGCCCAAGCTCCGCCCGCCGCGCCGCTGACCTCCCTGACCGTTGAAAAAATAATGCGCGACCCGGCCCAGTGGATCGGCAGCTCGCCTTCCAACGTCGGCTGGAGCGAGGACGGTAAGCGCATTTACTTCAGCTGGAACCCCGAAAAGGCCCGGCGCGACTCGCTGTATTCCACTTCGGCCAGTGGCGGGGCCGTCCGCAAAGTGAGCCTGGCCGAGCAGCGCGCCCTGCCCACCACCAATGGAGACTACGACCAGAAATACACCCGCAAAGTGTACGAGAAGGACGGCGACATCTTCCTGCTGGAGCTCAAGACCGCCAAGACACGCCGCGTCACCCGCACCACCGAGCGCGAAACCGACCCGGGTTTTGCCCTGCAGGGTAAGCTCATCAGCTACACCCGCGGCGGCAACCTGTTTACCTGGGACCCCGCCACCGGCGAAACCGTGCAGCGCACCGACTTCCGCCGCGGCAGCCGCCCCGGTAACGGGCAGCCCACCGACAAGGCCGAGAAGTTTCTGCGGGCCCAGCAGCTGGCCTTGTTCGACGTCATCAAGCAGCGCGACCAGGACCAGAAGGCCCGGCAGCGCCAGCAGAAGGCCACGGCCCGGCTCAATCCCAAGGCCATCTGGCTGGGCCAGCAAACTGTGCAAAACCTGCAGCTCAGCCCCGACGGCCGCTTCGTAACCTACCGCCTGGCTCAGGAGCCGGCCGCCGAGAAAGTTGCCGTGGTGCCGAGCTTCGTAACGGCCTCGGGCTTTACCGAAGATATACCGACCCGTACTAAGGTGGGCGCCCCCCAGGCGACGGCCGAGCTGGGTATCTACGACATCGGGCGCGACACTACGTTTGTGCTTGGCTACAAAGAACTCAAGGGCTTGGACGAGCAGCCGGCCTACCGCAAGGAATACGCCCTGCCTGCTAAGGCCCCAGTGGCTGATGCCGACAAGGCCGGCGCGCCCAAAAAGGACAAGCCCGCCGAACTACGCCGGGTGGAGCCCTACGGCCCGTACTGGTCGGAAAACGGGCAGCACGCCTTTCTGGTGATTCGCTCCAGTGATAACAAGGACCGCTGGGTGGTGAGCCTGGACCCGGCTACCCAGAAAATCAGCCTGCTCGACCGGCAGCGCGACGAGGCCTGGATCAACGGCCCCGGCATCGGCTACGGCCCCGGCAACGTGGGCTGGCTGCCCGACAACAAGCGCGTCTGGTTTCAGAGCGAGGAAAGCGGCTATTCCCACCTCTATACCGTGGACGTGACCAACGGCCAGAAGAAAGCCCTGACCAGCGGCAACTTCGAGGTGCAGAAAGCCCAGCTCAGCCGCGACAAAAAGCTGTGGTACCTCACCGCTAACAAAACCCACCCCGGCGAGCAGCACTTCTACCGCATGCCCGTAGACGGCGGCACCATGACCCAGATTACCTCCATGCCCGGAGCCAGCGAGGTTACCCTGTCGCCGGACGAGAAAACCCTGGCCGTGCGCTACAGCTACACCAACAAGCCCTGGGAACTGTACGTCATGGACAACAAGCCCGGCGCCAAGGCCCGGCAAATCACCAACTCCCTGACCGAGGAGTTCAAAAGCTACCCCTGGCGCGACCCGGAGGTTATTACCATCAAAGCCCGTGACGGGGCCGACGTGTATGCCCGCCTCTACCGGCCAGCCAAGGCCGAAGCCCAGGGCCCGGCCGTCATTTTCGTGCACGGCGCCGGCTACCTGCAGAACGCTCATAAGTGGTGGAGCCAGTACTCGCGCGAGTACATGTTTCACAACCTGCTGGTGGATAAAGGCTACACGGTACTCGACATCGACTACCGCGGCTCGGCCGGCTACGGCCGCGACGTGCGCACGGGCATCTACCGCTACATGGGCGGCAAGGACCTCACTGACCAGGTCGACGGGGCCAAGCTGCTAGCGGAGAAGTACGGCGTCAGCCCCCAGCGCATCGGCATCTACGGCGGCTCGTACGGCGGCTTCATTACGCTGATGGCCATGTTTACCCAGCCTGATGTGTTCAAGGCTGGGGCCGCCCTGCGCTCCGTCACCGACTGGGCCCACTACAATCACGGCTACACCGACAACATCCTCAACTCGCCCTACAACGACAGTATTGCCTACGCCCGCTCGTCGCCGATTTACTACGCCGACGGCCTGAAAGGCGCCCTGCTCATGTGCCACGGCATGGTCGATACCAATGTGCACTTCCAGGACATCGTGCGCCTGAGCCAGCGCCTCATCGAGCTGAAAAAGGAGAACTGGGAGCTGGCCGTCTACCCCGTCGAAGACCACGGCTTCGTGGAGCCTGCCTCCTGGACCGACGAGTACAAGCGCATTCTCAAGCTGTTTGAAACCAACCTGCGGCCCGGCGCTACCGGTTCCGGCAGCAGCGGCAATTAA
- a CDS encoding HD domain-containing protein, which produces MMPTTLEARWGQLATRLGLPVTLRDATYRQLTAAYESSGRHYHSLAHIRKLLETAEQHKALVHDAEVVQLAIWFHDVVYNPIRDDNEVRSAALAQEFLAKTSFPAERRQRVSFLIERTKDHTQPQPAADTDLHLFLDADLQILGAAEADYWQYARQVRQEYRLVPDILYRRGRKQVLEKLLGAPVLFQTPLFREKLDTAARRNLQAELRQWEKGGL; this is translated from the coding sequence ATGATGCCAACTACTTTAGAAGCCCGCTGGGGACAGCTGGCTACCCGGCTGGGTCTGCCCGTCACCCTGCGCGACGCCACCTACCGCCAGCTCACGGCCGCCTACGAATCGTCGGGCCGGCACTACCACTCCCTGGCTCATATTCGCAAGCTGCTCGAAACTGCCGAGCAGCACAAAGCCCTGGTGCACGACGCAGAGGTGGTGCAGCTAGCCATCTGGTTTCACGACGTGGTGTACAACCCCATACGCGACGACAATGAAGTGCGCAGCGCGGCCCTAGCCCAGGAATTTTTGGCCAAAACCAGTTTTCCGGCCGAGCGGCGCCAGCGCGTGAGCTTCCTCATTGAGCGCACCAAAGACCACACCCAGCCCCAGCCCGCCGCCGACACCGACCTGCACCTCTTCCTCGACGCCGACCTGCAGATTCTTGGGGCCGCCGAGGCCGACTACTGGCAGTACGCCCGACAGGTGCGGCAGGAGTACCGCCTCGTGCCCGACATTCTCTACCGCCGGGGCCGCAAGCAGGTACTCGAAAAGCTGCTCGGGGCGCCGGTTCTGTTTCAGACCCCGCTTTTCCGGGAAAAGCTCGACACCGCCGCCCGCCGCAACCTGCAGGCTGAGCTCCGGCAGTGGGAGAAGGGCGGCCTGTAG
- a CDS encoding GNAT family N-acetyltransferase codes for MLFRAAHAFRRTHPSATVPHQYRPRPARRGRCSPVFSSRLVLGPEYSAGYGGAGHCSLPQLWPLCPDGRQAGFARVVTDYATFAWLCDVFVLPEFRGVGLSKWLMSCVWAHPELQGLRRKMLATLDAHGLYTQFGFGSLPTPERFMEIRLPNPYGAPRLTKRAILIPLF; via the coding sequence TTGCTTTTTCGCGCCGCACATGCTTTTCGTCGAACACACCCATCCGCAACAGTTCCGCATCAGTACCGACCCCGCCCAGCTCGACGTGGCCGCTGTTCACCAGTATTTAGCTCACGACTCGTACTGGGCCCAGAATATTCCGCGGGCTACGGTGGAGCGGGCCATTGCTCACTCCCTCAACTTTGGCCTCTATGCCCCGACGGGCGGCAGGCCGGGTTTGCCCGCGTCGTCACCGATTATGCTACCTTCGCCTGGCTTTGCGACGTGTTCGTGCTGCCCGAGTTTCGGGGTGTGGGCTTGTCGAAGTGGCTGATGAGCTGCGTGTGGGCTCATCCCGAGCTGCAGGGCTTGCGCCGTAAGATGCTGGCTACGCTCGACGCCCACGGGCTCTACACCCAGTTTGGCTTTGGCTCCCTGCCCACGCCCGAGCGGTTCATGGAAATCCGTCTGCCCAACCCGTACGGCGCCCCACGGCTAACTAAACGCGCTATACTTATTCCGCTATTCTGA
- a CDS encoding PQQ-dependent sugar dehydrogenase, whose translation MKRFLYCTALAALLAGSSAAQAQTTTFTVGGTTVSVSPLVTNISVPWELVWGPDNFIWMTERNGRISRVNPDTGEVLPLLNVPDVTQVGESGLLGLALHPDFATSPYLYIVYNYTDSGVLKEKLVRYTYAASTRTLSNPLVLMGNITATTTHSGSRLLILPDRTLLMTTGDAQQRPEAQNASSLNGKILRLNLDGTVPSNNPTPGSLVYTLGHRNPQGLTRASNGKIYSSEHGENIEDEVNLIEAGRNYGWPSVEGVCNLPAEQTFCTANNVRQPLRTWTPTIATAGLIHYDHPAIPEWRNSLLMVNLKASRLVQMPLSATTDNIGTDNSYLTTFGRLRSICMSPQGKIYIGTSNRDGRNQNPAATDDRILVLENRSYLPASAKAATKAAKLSVWPNPAQGTVTLRLPTASAAPMQATVLDALGRVARTTQFAAGQAELQLNIVGLAPGIYAVRAQSGASSYTQQLVVR comes from the coding sequence ATGAAACGTTTTCTTTACTGTACTGCCCTGGCCGCCTTACTGGCGGGCTCATCTGCGGCCCAGGCCCAAACCACGACCTTTACCGTAGGCGGCACCACCGTTTCGGTTTCGCCCCTGGTCACCAACATAAGTGTGCCGTGGGAGCTGGTGTGGGGCCCCGACAACTTTATCTGGATGACCGAGCGCAACGGGCGCATCAGCCGGGTAAACCCCGATACCGGCGAGGTACTGCCCCTGCTCAACGTGCCCGACGTAACCCAAGTTGGGGAAAGCGGCCTGTTGGGCCTGGCCCTCCACCCCGACTTTGCCACTTCGCCTTATCTCTACATCGTGTACAACTACACCGACAGCGGGGTGCTCAAGGAAAAGCTCGTCCGCTACACCTACGCGGCCAGCACCCGCACGTTGAGCAATCCGCTGGTGCTGATGGGCAACATTACGGCAACGACGACCCACAGCGGCTCCCGCCTGCTCATTCTGCCCGACCGGACGCTGCTGATGACTACCGGCGACGCCCAGCAACGGCCCGAGGCCCAAAACGCCAGTTCCCTGAACGGCAAAATCCTGCGTCTGAACCTGGACGGCACCGTGCCGAGCAATAATCCTACGCCGGGCAGCCTGGTGTATACGCTGGGCCACCGCAACCCCCAGGGCCTGACGCGGGCCAGCAACGGCAAAATCTACAGCTCAGAGCATGGGGAGAACATTGAAGATGAGGTAAACCTGATTGAAGCCGGCCGCAACTACGGCTGGCCCAGCGTGGAAGGCGTGTGCAACCTGCCCGCCGAGCAAACGTTTTGCACGGCCAACAACGTGCGCCAGCCCCTGCGGACCTGGACGCCGACTATAGCCACCGCCGGCCTGATTCACTACGACCATCCGGCTATTCCGGAGTGGCGCAACAGCCTGCTGATGGTGAACCTGAAAGCATCCCGGCTGGTGCAGATGCCGCTGAGCGCAACCACCGACAATATTGGCACCGACAACTCCTACCTGACCACCTTTGGCCGCCTGCGCTCCATCTGCATGTCACCGCAGGGAAAAATTTACATTGGCACCAGCAACCGTGACGGCCGAAATCAGAATCCGGCCGCTACCGATGACCGAATCCTGGTGCTGGAAAACCGCTCTTATCTGCCTGCGTCAGCCAAGGCTGCCACCAAGGCTGCCAAACTGAGTGTATGGCCCAACCCAGCCCAAGGCACCGTGACGCTCCGGCTGCCCACCGCTTCGGCCGCTCCCATGCAGGCCACCGTGCTCGACGCGCTGGGTCGGGTAGCCCGCACCACGCAGTTTGCCGCCGGCCAGGCCGAGCTACAGCTCAATATTGTGGGTCTTGCGCCGGGTATCTACGCCGTGCGGGCCCAAAGCGGCGCTTCCTCCTACACCCAGCAGCTGGTAGTACGCTAA
- a CDS encoding T9SS type A sorting domain-containing protein, whose translation MCVTTPTPITAPANDDCASAVTLTPSATSSCSAPTSGTLLGATGPAGLAAPIGTADDDVWYKFTATSTGHTVTLTGTGDYVQQLLSGSCATLTSVGYSDPNTKLYTGLTIGNVYYVRIYSYSSSTPTAAAAAFTVCVTSLANDPPPANDECASATEVAVQFGSTCSTRIVASNSGATASANIPAPGCSRYSGGDVWFKVVVPATGSIIATTDSVGGSPLEDTGLAIYSGTCGALTVVGCNDDGGNGFFSQLELTGRTPGEVLYIRVFEYDNDVFGRFKLCVRSNSSCPAPVGLNASNVATTSARLNWAVTTPVAGATFNVEYGPQGFTPGSSAGTRLTGLTGTFVDVTGLLPNTEYCYYVSQNCGTTGATAGVSAAAGPVCFTTPAPIPTNNDACGAVELPITSSGCTPVTGNNTGATTSVANGYVNPGCTTSNSPKDVWFTMTTGASVSGVQITTTGGPAGQVRIFTAASCSTAFTQVACQASSGNNQTVGTFSAAMTPNTKYYVMVAGYGSNDATGSFTICARQTVLSNTKELPGGEVSVFPNPSNTGAITLRIRGAAQTKTVQATLLNALGQQVLTQSVAVQAGAVEATLTVKGMATGIYTLRVKVGDYTITRKVVLE comes from the coding sequence ATCTGCGTCACCACGCCCACTCCGATTACGGCGCCGGCCAACGACGACTGCGCTAGTGCAGTTACCCTGACGCCCTCTGCTACCTCTTCTTGCTCGGCTCCTACCAGTGGTACGCTGTTAGGCGCTACCGGTCCTGCCGGTTTGGCTGCCCCAATCGGCACGGCTGATGACGATGTATGGTACAAGTTTACGGCTACCTCTACCGGGCACACCGTTACACTGACGGGTACCGGCGACTACGTGCAGCAATTGCTTTCGGGCTCCTGCGCTACGCTGACTTCGGTTGGTTACTCCGACCCCAATACCAAGCTCTACACGGGTCTGACAATTGGCAACGTGTACTACGTGCGGATATATTCCTACAGCTCCTCGACGCCAACGGCGGCAGCAGCGGCCTTCACCGTCTGCGTAACCTCGCTTGCCAACGACCCGCCGCCAGCCAACGACGAATGCGCTTCGGCGACGGAAGTAGCCGTGCAGTTCGGCAGCACCTGCAGCACCCGCATTGTAGCCAGCAACTCCGGCGCAACGGCATCGGCGAACATTCCGGCTCCCGGCTGCTCCCGCTACAGCGGTGGCGACGTATGGTTCAAGGTGGTAGTACCAGCCACAGGCAGCATTATTGCAACTACCGACTCAGTAGGCGGTAGCCCGCTGGAAGACACCGGCTTGGCCATCTATTCCGGCACCTGCGGTGCCCTGACCGTGGTAGGCTGCAACGACGACGGTGGAAACGGCTTCTTCTCTCAGCTGGAACTCACCGGCCGTACGCCCGGCGAAGTGCTGTACATCCGCGTATTTGAGTACGACAACGACGTATTCGGCAGATTTAAGCTGTGCGTGCGCTCGAACTCGTCGTGCCCGGCTCCTGTGGGCCTGAACGCCTCGAACGTTGCCACGACCAGCGCCCGTCTGAACTGGGCCGTAACGACTCCCGTAGCCGGTGCCACGTTCAACGTTGAGTACGGTCCTCAGGGCTTCACGCCTGGTTCGTCGGCCGGCACCCGCCTCACGGGCCTCACTGGCACGTTCGTGGACGTTACCGGCCTGCTGCCCAACACGGAGTATTGCTACTACGTGTCGCAGAACTGCGGCACGACGGGCGCTACGGCTGGCGTCAGCGCCGCTGCTGGTCCTGTGTGCTTCACGACTCCGGCCCCGATTCCGACCAACAACGACGCATGCGGCGCCGTGGAGCTGCCCATTACCAGCTCGGGCTGCACGCCCGTTACGGGCAACAACACGGGTGCTACTACGAGCGTGGCCAACGGCTACGTAAACCCAGGTTGCACCACGTCCAACTCGCCGAAAGATGTATGGTTCACGATGACGACCGGCGCTTCGGTTTCCGGGGTACAAATCACCACCACCGGCGGCCCCGCCGGCCAGGTACGGATTTTCACCGCGGCGTCCTGCTCCACGGCCTTTACCCAGGTAGCCTGCCAGGCTAGCAGCGGCAACAACCAGACGGTGGGCACGTTCAGCGCGGCGATGACGCCCAACACGAAGTACTACGTGATGGTAGCGGGCTACGGCTCCAACGATGCCACCGGTTCTTTCACGATTTGCGCCCGTCAGACTGTTCTGAGCAACACCAAGGAACTGCCCGGCGGCGAGGTCAGCGTATTCCCGAACCCTAGCAACACGGGCGCTATTACGCTGCGTATTCGCGGAGCTGCGCAAACCAAGACGGTGCAGGCCACCCTGCTCAACGCCCTGGGCCAGCAGGTTCTGACGCAGTCGGTAGCCGTGCAGGCCGGAGCAGTAGAAGCTACGCTCACCGTGAAAGGTATGGCAACGGGTATCTACACGCTGCGGGTGAAAGTAGGCGACTACACCATCACGCGCAAAGTAGTGCTGGAGTAG
- a CDS encoding gliding motility-associated C-terminal domain-containing protein: MTKPTYLPSDVATFQLLGNGTASPAAILRIQPDIAFLGKTYRIPVKIEDNGCPFKGIQYRTIVLKIEKGNFAKVVASTANPVVCAGTPVSLTATPFRPDSVAGSPARYGYRWEAAPGLPTAQLDNQNITVTPTVTTRYRVRILGLDFRVGTCSDTASVLVRVQQPVKATAATNQPLVCSGSSASITASAARPGNAQETFTYQWTAANGLSSADATKPVITVKPTVTTRYKLRVMSTATNAVCGSDTTSVLVRVAQPIETAFKVDSAAVGGRSIKQPPLLFTFTNQSKVAAQTNTTPKYQWSYQRIANAKGQAINEAEQPFSTSSTVATQQFMIAGIYKIRLRSSIVIGAVSSTPCQETLAEVNVRVPDAQVPNIFTPNGDGINDAFVISTEAINSKVQIFNRWGRQVFSTDSYRNDWTGDAQPAGVYYYMLTDVKGETSKGWVELVR, from the coding sequence GTGACCAAGCCCACCTACCTGCCCTCCGACGTAGCTACGTTCCAGCTGCTGGGCAATGGTACCGCTTCACCCGCCGCAATTCTGCGGATTCAGCCCGATATAGCCTTCCTGGGCAAGACCTATCGGATTCCGGTTAAGATTGAGGACAATGGCTGCCCCTTCAAAGGCATTCAGTACCGAACCATTGTGCTCAAGATTGAGAAAGGCAACTTCGCGAAAGTCGTCGCGTCTACGGCCAACCCCGTGGTGTGCGCCGGCACTCCCGTAAGCCTAACGGCTACCCCCTTCCGCCCCGACTCTGTGGCTGGCAGCCCCGCCCGCTACGGCTACCGGTGGGAAGCCGCCCCGGGCCTGCCTACCGCCCAGCTCGACAACCAGAACATTACCGTAACGCCCACCGTGACCACGCGCTACCGCGTCCGGATTTTGGGTCTGGATTTCCGCGTTGGCACCTGCTCCGATACTGCTTCGGTGCTGGTTCGCGTGCAGCAGCCGGTGAAAGCCACGGCCGCTACCAATCAGCCGCTGGTATGCTCGGGCAGCTCCGCTTCTATTACAGCCAGCGCCGCCCGCCCCGGCAATGCCCAGGAAACCTTCACCTACCAGTGGACGGCCGCCAACGGGTTGAGCTCTGCCGATGCGACCAAGCCCGTTATTACGGTGAAGCCTACCGTGACGACGCGCTACAAGCTGCGCGTAATGAGCACAGCCACCAATGCTGTGTGCGGCTCCGATACTACTTCAGTACTGGTTCGGGTGGCTCAGCCCATCGAAACGGCCTTCAAAGTTGATTCCGCAGCCGTAGGTGGCCGAAGCATCAAGCAGCCCCCGTTGCTGTTTACCTTCACTAACCAGTCGAAGGTAGCTGCTCAGACCAATACGACGCCAAAGTACCAGTGGTCGTACCAGCGCATTGCCAACGCCAAAGGCCAGGCCATCAACGAAGCCGAGCAGCCATTCTCTACCTCCAGCACCGTAGCCACCCAGCAGTTTATGATTGCCGGTATCTACAAGATTCGTCTGCGCTCATCAATCGTCATTGGAGCCGTGAGCAGCACGCCCTGCCAGGAAACGCTGGCCGAGGTGAATGTGCGCGTACCCGACGCACAGGTACCCAACATCTTTACGCCTAATGGCGACGGTATCAACGATGCTTTTGTTATTTCCACGGAAGCCATTAACAGCAAAGTTCAGATCTTCAACCGCTGGGGCCGGCAAGTATTCAGCACGGATAGCTACCGCAACGACTGGACCGGCGACGCCCAGCCCGCCGGCGTGTATTACTACATGCTCACGGACGTGAAAGGCGAAACCAGTAAAGGCTGGGTAGAGCTGGTACGCTAG